Genomic DNA from Larus michahellis chromosome 3, bLarMic1.1, whole genome shotgun sequence:
GGAGTGCTTGTTGGGAAAGGTTTGGTCTGGAGGCTTCACAAGTTTCTGTGTCTCTGAATCAGTAAAGTCAAGCTAGCAACATCCTTGATATCGGGGTACAAAGCCATGATGCGGTTCACCTCGCCATAAGGGAAGAGGGAGCACAGCTCCCTGTGTACATTTGCTTGCTGGGCAGAGGGTGGCCTCGCAGCTGGGGTGGGCCAGTAGTCACTGTAGGAGGCATCAGGGTAAGCAAGGGCTTTCTGGAAGAAGCCCAGCCCGTTGCTGGAGTCTAACAGAAAGGGCTGCCCTGGGGGCCGGCTGGggaagcagtgctgctgctgcggccGTTTCTCGCTGTACAAGTGAAGTGGGTCAGGGTGAGGGTGAAGAGCTGCGGACGGTGGCAAAACACGGTGCTGAGTCTCCAGGGCCTGTTTGTGCTGAGCACCACCAGGGACGTAGTGGCTCCTCTGTCCCATGCCAGGCATGCCGTGGGACTCCTGGGGCCAGCTGAGGTCTGGGCACATCCCGCCCCGCACAGGCGGGAGCACCCTTTGCTGGAAAGAGCCTCCCGGTGGGCAGGAGTGGTCCAAGCTATGGGGTTGATGAAGTGGGTACGGGTTGTGCCTGAGGTCACCGCAGCGATGAGGGCTGTCCGTCACCTCTCTGTCCTGAGAGGTATGTATGAACCGGTTGTAGCTGTAGGTGCTGTCACCGATGGATAGCCCTGACATCTTCTCCAGGAGCACCTGGTCTCGTGGCAGCTCTGTCTGTAGCAACCGCTGGTCCAGCCCCAGGTCAgagccagggccaccagcccaGGTGCCAGGGGGCTGCCCAGGACAGCTTCCCTGTGACCACCCTGGGTAGCAGGAAGCCCCTGCGCAGCCGCTGGCTTCTGGCAGCGTCTCTGTGCAGGCGTCAGGCGGTGTGGGATCTCCTCCCGTCCTGTACGGCGGGCAGTTAcgcttctcctcctctttccccaggCTTAATGGGACCCCTATTTTAGCCCTGAGCTCATCGGCAACTGAGAGCTGAGCTTGCTGTGGTCTCTCTGGGTGgtaaaatttgcatttattgcCATAGGTGCATTTTTtacctgaaagaataaaaaaaaaaataaaatcaaacaggAGCTTGTCTCTAGCACCCACGTCATTTAACCGCCTCATCACTTCTCCCCAGCACTGTGCTTTTGCAGGGGCGTGGGGCACACAAACAGCAAAGAGGGGAAGTGCTCTTTTCCAGTTCAGTACTTTTGACCCCAGATTTAAATACTGCTGACCTAAATAGCAGGGTGAAGCAGCAGTGAAAGGAAGTCTCTGCTATTTTGGAAGTGTCTGAAATTCATTTATGTTCCGGTCGCTACCCTCAGTGGGCTGGGATTGCTGCTGCCACGAAGGGTTGCTCTAAAAAACGGTATGAGGGATTTACCTCTGAGAAACCCCCGCGTTACTGGAAGGCCatgggtggggaggggagcggggggagtGTTTGGATGGCCTTTCCCAAGTGCTACAACCCAAGTCCAGGCCGCAAAGTGACAAGTGTGTGCAGGCTTTGGGGGTGGTCAGCATGGCCAGGGTGCCTGGTTTGGGTGCTGCCCGaaggggaggatggaggagcCAGAAATGGCCGCTGCCTTTGTTGAGGCTGAAGCCGCttaagcaggagaggaaaaaaagcatcacaCGTGTGAGCAGCCCAGACCCAAGCCCTGCCGCAGGAAGCAGGAGAGGACATGGCAAAGGGCACTAGCCCTTAGCTGAAGGAACGAGCCGCCGGgaagcaaggggcaggaggaagaggggtgTCAGTTCACAGCACAGAGAGAAACCCACCATAGGGACAAGGCTGCCATTTTGGTTCTGGAAGCACTGGCTTTTTGCTGAGGAAGTTACTCAGAGTGGGTCCATGCCGGCCTAACGGATCGTCGGGAGGCATAAACCTGGAAAAGCAAAAAGTCACGGGGGGGTAACAAAAGTGCCTCGCGCTTTTGAAGCTAAGGTACTGTCACAGCTTGTGGCACAAACTTAGGTCAGAAAAATCCTTGTGATCCTTTCGTGGCCTGGCCTTCGTGAGTCAGGCTGTGTTAGTAGACACagtgccctcctgcctgcaaagCCAACGATGCCTCAGCTTCatgtggttgttgttttttcctggtAACTTAAAACAACTGTAAAGGCACGGCAGCTTGTTGTAGCTCTGGCCGGCCAGAGGTCCCAGCCATTGCAGCATCGCTTCCTTTTTCTCTGAAGGAGCAGCCACAAACTCTTCTGTGGTACCAGCACTGCAATACTCACCATCagctcccttcccttttcttactAAATACTCAGGAGAACGAGGATTAAAAAGCCAGCAGTTAATTCAGGGCTACAGCCGGTCATGCATGAGGTGTGATAAACAAGCCCAGCCTGTTTCAAGGATTCAGGAAAGGCTCAGCCTCGCAGGCACGGTACAAGTGCCTTAATGGAAGCCTTCCCCAAAGGGGATGGTAAAGGGCCAGAGAGACCAGCTTCTTGTCTCTCTTCTTCTAGAAAGTTATGATTACAAAAGCATAGGAAAAAGTGCTGTTTGGCCTTGTATGCAAATTGAAAATACCGCCAGAGAGACAGGCTCCTCCCATGGATTTAATTCTGTTTCTCATaggaaatagaaattaaaagaTACCAAGCCCTGGGTGGATTGGCAAGAAGCAAAGCTGGTCACTAACGCTGCCGTTCAAATAGAGAAGTTCATTGAAAAGTGACATGGGGAGGTTAAGACCAAAATTGAGGGAGCAGAAACTACAGAAATAAGAACAGTTGCGGTaaattcctttcagaaaaaaaggttgGGGTACTCTGCTACCAGTGGGAGGTGCATTGATGTTGGAGCTGACTTGGCCCATAATGTTTAAATTCGAGCTTGTTGAACAACAACTGTCTCTTACCTGTTACTGACAAAAGAGTACATGAGTAGTCGCTGCTCAATAAACCATTTCCACTCGGGGTTTTCATTCTGTAGATCCCGGTAATGGTCATTGGAAACAATGACTCCGTCTTTCTCATAAGCAACTTTCACTATATAGCGATCATCGTAGCAAACCACCCTCTTGCCTTTCACCTTCCGGGATGGGGTGTACACAAGGATCGATTGCTTTTCAAGCTCTTCAAGAATGTGCTGATCTGGTGGGGTGGTTGgcagagacagaaggaaaaaaaataaaaataaaaaaaaatatcaattggTAAAGACCAGGTCTCAGTCATGTGCTAGAAACCTACAAGAATCTAAAGATGTTCCAGCACTTTAGGCAACTTAAAGCAGTGTGATTTTTCAGAGGCACTGATATCTGGTGGTAGTTTGGAAATTTGAAAATAAGGTCTTTTACAAAAACAGCTGATCTTAAAACTTGAGATacgttttttaatttttaagtcttATCCAGAGAAGGATGCCTTGAATTCTACACCAGAGATACGCTGAACCCCTGTAGTTCCTTTTTTACCCCACTAGATGCTAGAAGGCTCATAACCATCATTGGCATGAGTGTTGCTGGCAGAGAAAATGTGCCTGATtgatagaataaataaataaaaaaacaaacttattttgctgttgttgagGACACTACAGCTTCTTGTCATTCCTGCTACACAGAAATGCGGATGCCCAGCCACCTCATCTGCAGCCACAGATATCAAGCTGCTGGCACAAATGTGGCAGATTTATTTCCATACAAACTATACagatatacaaatatatatatacatatctataaaaatacatatataaaagtcTCGCCACCCTCCACAGACTTTAGGTGATGCGTTTCCTTCTCCTGGAAGAGGAACCCATGTAGCTCCTGGATGGGGGTGGTAGGCTAACAGGTAATAGTCATGCAGCAGTGAACACTTTGGATATTGCCACCTTTGGATAATGTGTGAAACGATGTCGTTGTCTCCTGGCTGGCCTTAAAAGCTCTGCAGACTCATTGAGAGCGGACAAACTCACTCTTTCTTTGGCTCAGCTGGCAGCAACTCGTGCTTCTAAAGTAGAAGGCTCAAAGCAGTGCAGCAAAGCCCTGTAGGCAGTTTTAGCTGCCAGCCAGGAGCATGCGGCAATAAATTAATGACTAATTTAAGTGATGGAAACACAATACACAACTTGCACTCTGTGTGTCTTTGTAGGGAAAACCCATACTGGACTCTTCACACCCCTTGCCTCCAAACTGCACCTAATGGTTGCCAAATTATGTCCAGGATGGTGACCTACCTGCAATCGGACTGTCTTGTCGAGGGGGCTCCTTTCTCCAGAGTGGGACAAAAACCTTGATGTACGTGTGCCCCCTTTCACGAAACCAATCCACTGCCAGCTGGATCCCCCAGCAGGAGAATACCTCTTTGTTTCcatgactataaaaaaaaaaaaaaaaaaagaaaaaaggaggaggatggaggataGTGAGGCAAAGCTTTCAAGAAACTTAGAGTTCTCTTTAACTGAGCCAGTAAcgaaaaggcaaaacaaacagcttttctgtCATTCACCAGTTTCCAAGAAAACTACCTGGCAGGGTGTTCTGGTTGGACAGATCCAAACGCCTTCTCCAGCGGAACCAGAAACTTGTTGTCTGAAGCAGTTTGGATACTTAAAAACAGAGGTATCCTATCCCCCATTTCTATGACCTGCCTGCTACCCAAGCCTGTTGCTTCCATCTGTATCTGGATGGACGTGGGTGCTAAAGTACCACCAAGATCTTAGGCTGTGTCAGACCCTTCACATGCCTTGTCTGACAATGGTTTGAGGAGTGAGAGTTTCTTCCAGCACAAGCAGAAACCCGTGAGGCTCTCCTGTGAGAAATAAAATTTGGGAATTTTCTGCTGTGGTAACAGTGACATTAGGGATTTTAATGTCTGAAGTGGCTGCAAGTGTGATGGCGGGTCATGCAGCTCTTGATCTCTGTCAGAAACAGGAGTCAAGCTATGGGGGAGGGAAAACTGTTAGAGGGAGGATGGGAAATATGGACAATCTAACCCCGGACACCAAAACAGGGATGAGACCTCAGTGGAGATGGCCACAGGCACCTCAGTGCCATCTTTACCTTGCCCTAGTTGGTGGATTTTGTCTTCATTGCACAGAGAAGTAGGAAAGCCCTAGGACAGGAGCCGTAGAGGACGCAGGCAAGGCAGGTTCTGGAGAATCATCAACACTCAGAGCAAGACACAGAAAACAACCTCAAGAAAAACAATAAGGGATGATATCCTTCCTGAGTTTCTCCCACAGACACATTGAAAATTCTTACTCCTTGTCATTCTCTTATCTAAAAATTTGACTACAGTGCAGTGCACATGTAAAGGAAGGTAATTTTTTAACTACCTCTGCACAAGGAAACAACTCTACACAAAGTCCTAAAATGGATAAACACCCTCATAGCATCTACAGAAATCTCTTGTACTTGAGCTTTCTGGATAGTATCACCACAGTCTCACTCAGCCTCTGCAAAACATACTTGTAAATGATTCTCTGGGTTACTACACCAACCTGCAGTGATGGACCAATTGAGGACAATGCTGCTGTCTTAAATGCCTCTCTCCCCACCGTCTTCCAGGAATTCAAATCTAGGTTCTGCCTACATCATCCTCACAATCGAGGCTCCATCATACACCTAATAAAAGTTTCAGTGCTGGAATGGGGGCCACAAATGGAAAACAGTGCAGTTTGGAGGAAGAAACCCGGTTGTTTATTAACAGCTACCCAGGCAAtagaaagtctttaaaaataaaccccagcaATAATAAATGGTCAGAAGTGTTTGGCACATCTAATGTCTATTCTAGAGCAACTGTTCTCTTTGGTTTTAAAGGATAAGTTCTACCCAGGATAGGTATAAAGTTACCTGGACAGGTGAAATGGAAGTGCAGGTCACTTTTTCAGATAACTGCCTTTGAAAGGGAGTCTAGGTACGTCTTTAATGCCATGACTCAAAGGAAGTTCAACAACAGCCTGCTTTAACATTGACTACTCACTCATATATATAACCTTGTCAGTTTTAGGAAAGTAATTCTGGATGTATGCCCAGTGCAGAAGGTAAAGCACTCAAGCACAAGGGATTCGGCCAAAACGCCAAGCAGAACAAGCGAGAAGAGGCACCTGGAGTTGTTTCTCAGTGTTATCACTTAATCCAGTTGCTGCTGCATTGCTACAGCCAAACCTGGGGAACGTGTGTCTAAGAGAGTCTGTACACACCATGGTGCGCTGCAGCGCCGACACACGGGAACAGCACGTCTGCCGTGAAACGGAGCAGGGCCTTTAAAACTTTTCATTCCCCTGCGGGGTGAATTTGTGTTGCCTGACGACAGATCTGTCGTAGCTCAGTCCCATCGCTCTCCCTCCTCTCAGCAACAGGACCCactgggtcacagagcagcagggccCGTCTCTCAGAAACCGAAGCAGCAATTTGGTCTGGCTCTGACTCCGGCAATTAATCCATAATTAGCATGAAGTGGATCCTTTTTAAATGGTGCGATTCCAACCCCTTTGAGAAGAAGTTTATTCAAAACAACTTCTTTTGAAAACTGCGAATGGCCCCGTCTCCACCTGGTCGTGACACAGCACCAGCCACAGCTTTGGCAGAAGGCAGAGAGCCTGATGCAGGACTCCGCTGGCCTAGGAAAAGGCCTCCTTACCTATcacagcttaaaaattaaatgcaagcaCAAGATAGACTCTTCGGTGTGCAGCGAATAGGGTTACAACAGTTTCCTTTTCATATTAACttaacttgatttatttttttccatttttttccaaccTCTTCCCATGGACGGGCTGGCAGACAGGTAAGTTTCTCATTATTACATCTGATGGAAATGCAAAGTGCACAGAGACATCTGGCTAGTGAGACTGGCTGAAGGCAAGGTTATTTTCCATTTGGTTCCTATGGAGAGGCTGATTGACGATTGGAGACCACCCACTTGCTTTACTACCCTGGGGCACACACGTCCTTTTCAAAACCTTGCACCCCGCAATAGGCCCTCCACACCAGCTCTGAGATGTTCCGGAAACACCAGTCCTGAGACAGAAATACAAATGCTCGAGATGCTTTTCTCCACCCAGGCAACTGCCTCTCCAAGCTTCCATTTTTTCACAGCTTCATCCCTaaactgctgcttctcctgtACTTTCACAATTGTTGGTGCTGctgatgatgatttttttcacaTCAAGGAAACCTAACATCCCTTTTCCCTGGCTATGCTGCAAACAGCCCTTCTCCATCTGACAGCAGCAAACCAGAAAAATCAAATTGAGGATATCGGAAGCACTCGCCCATCCCGTTAGCCAAAGTaaatgtcattcagcacctcTTTGGAAAAGCATCcagaagaggaaagcaagttCCTTCCAGGCTGTGTTGGTTCAGCATGAACTAACAAGCTCAATACTCTTCTCCATCATGCCAAGTGGTCTGTAACTTTATCAAGACAGAGGCTGGGGGATGTCTGAGAGGAGCTGTAAAACCTTTGCCTTTCTCAAACTCTGAAACAAGTACTTCACATTCCTCTGATTCCTTTCAGGTGAAAGATGAGGAATCCATGGCAGAACACCAGCCTTCAATAATCTAGCAGGCAAATATCTCTCAGTGTAACTTTTTGGAAATTAttctacaaaaatatttagatttttacaTGCCAGAAGCATGGGTGGTTTCTTGAAAACCCATTTAGGTGGGCATGTGCTCTAGGAAAGCAGTACAACATGGTAGCTCAAGCCAGCTGCTGCACATACCTGTAACGACATTTATTTTGAATAATCTCTGTCTAGCAAGCTCCCATGTGTGGGCTGGTGCCCAGCTGGTGCTCCGATGATCTCGGAGTTTTTCCAGTGTACTACAAGCTCATTAGCCACCAACCTCCTCTGGGTCTCCTGCTGCATCTTCTGCCACCTTGGAAACAATGCTGTTCTCTGCCTTGTCCACCTCTGTCTGCTCTAAGAGAGCCCTGGTAAATTGGTTAGGACAAGGTTGTGCCAGGAGAATGGAGCACATGGCCAGCCCCTAAAGCAATGACAGGGTAGGTGCTCAGCTCAGCCACTCGGCCTGAACGGGTGCTCATTTCTATTGCACAGAGGCAAGAAGGACACCCTAAGGAGGGCCTAGGGTGAAAATACAAATGGGGACAGGAGATCCTGATACCTGGCTACCAGGCTTATGGCTCAGCCAAGGCTAagcaatttttctgtgtttatggaatcatagaatagtttgggttggaagggacctctaaaggtcatctagtcctaccccccctgcaatgagcagggacaccttcaattagatcaggttccccagagccccgtccaacctgaccttgaatgtttccagggatggagcatctaccacctctctgggcaacctgtgccagtgtttcaccaccctcagcataccACCCTTGTGTATTTCTCATTCCTTGTGAGCTGCCCTAAACCCTTGTTTTCAAATGAGATTTCTCTCTTCATCCAGAAGATGGCATAATCTGCTTAGTCTTCAGTTGGTCTGCAAGTGCTTGTTCCCTTTGTCCTCTGACCAAAAGGGATGTTGTCTCATCTCACCTCACACCAAAGCCAACCGAAGCCAGCCTTCTCCGCCCTGTCCCACCCTGCGAGGACGGGCTTGGCCATGCCGAGCGGAAAGGGAAGTTAACAGGGAAAGACAGTGGAATGACAGTGTGTCCCAGGCTCTCGACTGCCGGGACTTTTGGCTGTTCCTATTGCTTGGGTAAGCAGAGGCCAACCCCCTGCTGCCTTTGGAGTTCCCATCCACGCAGACGTGCCAGGCTCCCCATCAGTGAGAGTGCTTTCACAGTGTCAGGACACTGCTTAGGAAATGTAATTGGCCAGGATGGGTTGCTGTGACCTTTCCCAGAAACGGtgtcaattaagaaaaaaacaagactATTTAGTACAAAAGCCAACTATTGATTTCCTGATATTTCCATCAAAATGaagccaaaccaaaaaccaagaaaaatataCAAGTCAGGAACATTGCTGGGGTTTACTTGCAAGTCAAAGCAGTACAAAACTGTGCTGTTGTTAGGAACCACAGCCACCCATCTTTATTTTCCCTCTCATCCTTAGATTAGCCGGTCTGTTTTGTCTAGCTGGTCATCAGTTTTTCCTGCAAACACCTCAGCACATAGATTCAGAAATCGTAGGTACCCATTTGAAAAGGCAGGGAAACAGCAATGGTGAACTAAAAGGGAGGGAGAGCTGCTGATTCATACTGCCATAAACAGTAGTGGTTAGCTAGCTGTTGGCTTATAAAAGGTCAAAATGCAGAGCGAGCCAGCGATTGCATTCAGCGTACGTATTTATGGGCATAGAGACAGCAGGTCCCTAGAAGCCGTGCCTCAGCCAAAGAACGAGAGTAAGCAGTGCTTCATGCATCATACATCAAATACACCAAATACATCAATGCACCTctcacctgaagaaaaaaaaacatacctcAAGCCATCAGCTTTAAAATTCAAAAGCTTCAGTGGAAGGGAACTCCCGTTTAGGAAACAGAGCTTACCTCATTGCCACATTGCTGCCATCGATCACAATGGGTCTCAAGTGATCGGAAGAGTCACTGTCATCTTCTCCAAGCCACTTCGACCCCGGTGAAGTGCTACACGATCCACGGGCAACAAGTTTTAGCGGGGAAGGTTGAGCCTGGTTCTGCAGGGCTTGAGGTTTGCTCCCCATCCGAATCAGCTCTTTCAGCACATCATCCTCCAGGGCCTCTTGGCCCAGGTTCTCCAGCACTTTGCAGATGTCCTGCTTACCATAGCCCAGCTTGCAGAAAAAATCCAGCTTGCTCTGATGCGCTTCCACCCCTGTCGTAGAAACTTTTCTGGAGCGTGGTGGCACTGGCTTGCTAGAAAGTGAACTGGCCAGTGCCATCCTAGCAGGCATTTACGTTCCTTTAAACCCAGTGCTCCTGTCTTCCCAGCCTCGTCCAACAGGCATCAGCTTTAGGTGGGGGAAAGATTAGAAACAAGGAAACGCAAGTGTTAAGGAAGAAGTTGCAATCTCAGTTATTTGCCTAGTGCACAGCAAAGAGACTATCCGATCACCTGGCTTCTCCCTGAAGAGACTGTCCGGTCTTCTCTcaacatttcagcatttttctggtCCACTCTTATTTATAAAAGCACTGGAGCGTCCCATGCAATGTTTGTCACTCTCCAGGAGTTATGTCAGGCAGGTGTCATCCTACTTCATGAGCTATGCAAGCCTGTCTGTACACAGACACGCCGTATGCGTAAGTCTGTTCTTCAAACTTATCAGCACAGGAAATGATATAAAGGACGGTGTAACCGGGGATTTTCAATTTGCTCAGTGTGGTTTGTAAGCCGCAGATAAAAATCTGTCGAATGCTGCTGGATGAGCTCTGATGCCATAGCAACTTAACAAGTACAGCACATTTCATTGAGTGATTTAAGGAAACAAGTTGTTTGCAAAGTAGCTGGgaactctgaattttttttttagttttgtttttcctagtaTGTGTCCATGTGTGTACACACAGGCATACCTTATGAAATTCTGTCACTCATCTGTTCCGATGATGCCTGACTTACTCTTTTCCTGTTATTTGCTATTTCAGTGAGGGCTTTGGTATTCAGAGAAGTGGCTtgttttttgaaagctgctggGGCAGTGGTTGGAAGCAGGCAATCTGAAAAGCGTTTCAATTTCGCTTAGATTTAGTGTCAAGAGAAACTGGAAATTCAGAAATGAGTGTGCAGAAGTAGCAGAAAGCTACTTCAAGCTTCTCCCGAACTGCGCTATTTATGCTTCTGGTCTACCAAGTAACTGAAGGTGTTGGGCAGCGGACACAGACATACCCAGAGCTGCTTCAGCCCAAGAGTGACAAGAGCAGGACATGCAGGGTGACCGCTCATCCATCAAGCCAAACATGTCACTGTTTGGCTTGTCGCTGGTCACCAATGGCATGCTCGCACGGAAGCTTCTCTTGCCACATCTCTGCAATTATTGGTGCTACCTTGATAAAAGCCGTGGCTGGTTCATCTACCCATGTGTAGGACGTAAGGGCAGccctcttcctttctctgattGCAGACAGCAAATGACGCAGAATTACCTGACCAAACAACTGCCTCCATGATGAGCCCAGAGCAGTAACCACATTGCACCCAccagctccccttcccagcacccccaCACGCCGCCGGCCACTCCCCGCCCAGCAGTGGGACACCCCAGGAGCTCAGGGAGGGACTGGAGACAGGGAACGGGAGAGGAGCCTGAGTGCAGCTCCTCCCAGAGCCATTAAAGGTCTCCCCGGACTATGGAGAAGAAATGTGCCTTGGGTTCAGTTAATTTAAAACCAACCCGTTCAGCAGGAAAACCTGATAATTAGTTGATAACCCCACCTCATACAACTTTGACCTTTATTTTTCTACAATAGCCTTATAACTTTCAGGTATTCTTCGGGGGAAGCAATCTGTCACTTTATTAAAAGTGACAAATAGCATCAGTGAAACAAAAAACACCTTAAGTATGTCACATACATAAGGGGAAAGCAGTTACCACGTGTATTTTTCTATctaaacaaaatgtttcttattttagCAGTGGGCTTGACTGGTTTTCCTCACAGCGCGCTCCACAAGTGTCGCAGTTTTTACATCTAATCCTTGTTTTTAACTCATGGCCTGAAGATGAAAAGGAATTTGCCTGCTTTTTCACTACTGAAATGGTTTCTCAGCTTTTAAATAACTACTGAAATACCTTAACCTATCTTTGTACCTGAATATAGCTGAAGCTGTCCCAGCTGGGCTGGCGATGTAGCAAACCCTGCTTCCAGGTGTCCAGTCAGGGGCTCCAAACACTTAATATGTACtaattgatgatttttttttttaagtctaggttattttaataattcattatAAATGACAAAACTTAGTTGTTATCTGTCCTcaggttgaaaagaaaatatttaatacgTATTTTAATAGCTCGCTCtattatttttaaacctgttCTTCTGTCTATCCTgatgcctttccttttctttcctttttttttttaatatcagagCAATTTCCCACGTTAGCATCACGTTGCGTTGTGTGTATGTTTCTCCTGGATTTCATCAGAAAATGGGCTCAATTCACTCCTTCACCATTTAACCAGGCCCTTTTCCATctgcagaggctgcagaggcCACGTCCGTCTCGCAGCGCGCGCGCCTCGCAgcccctggcagcagcagcacacaggagCATGTGCAGGATGAAGGCTGCTCGCCGCACCACTTTTccaaccccatccctggaagcccCAAGCCCGTGGTCCACAGCTGCAGCCTTTGCATTTTGCCCTTCTTGTACAAGCGATGAAGCCCTTGGTGAGCTGGGGCAACGCTCGGGAAACGCTGGGCTCCGGgtggctgccgggggcggggggttgATGCCGT
This window encodes:
- the ZC3H12D gene encoding putative ribonuclease ZC3H12D isoform X1, which translates into the protein MPARMALASSLSSKPVPPRSRKVSTTGVEAHQSKLDFFCKLGYGKQDICKVLENLGQEALEDDVLKELIRMGSKPQALQNQAQPSPLKLVARGSCSTSPGSKWLGEDDSDSSDHLRPIVIDGSNVAMSHGNKEVFSCWGIQLAVDWFRERGHTYIKVFVPLWRKEPPRQDSPIADQHILEELEKQSILVYTPSRKVKGKRVVCYDDRYIVKVAYEKDGVIVSNDHYRDLQNENPEWKWFIEQRLLMYSFVSNRFMPPDDPLGRHGPTLSNFLSKKPVLPEPKWQPCPYGKKCTYGNKCKFYHPERPQQAQLSVADELRAKIGVPLSLGKEEEKRNCPPYRTGGDPTPPDACTETLPEASGCAGASCYPGWSQGSCPGQPPGTWAGGPGSDLGLDQRLLQTELPRDQVLLEKMSGLSIGDSTYSYNRFIHTSQDREVTDSPHRCGDLRHNPYPLHQPHSLDHSCPPGGSFQQRVLPPVRGGMCPDLSWPQESHGMPGMGQRSHYVPGGAQHKQALETQHRVLPPSAALHPHPDPLHLYSEKRPQQQHCFPSRPPGQPFLLDSSNGLGFFQKALAYPDASYSDYWPTPAARPPSAQQANVHRELCSLFPYGEVNRIMALYPDIKDVASLTLLIQRHRNL
- the ZC3H12D gene encoding putative ribonuclease ZC3H12D isoform X2, whose product is MEATGLGSRQVIEMGDRIPLFLSIQTASDNKFLVPLEKAFGSVQPEHPASHGNKEVFSCWGIQLAVDWFRERGHTYIKVFVPLWRKEPPRQDSPIADQHILEELEKQSILVYTPSRKVKGKRVVCYDDRYIVKVAYEKDGVIVSNDHYRDLQNENPEWKWFIEQRLLMYSFVSNRFMPPDDPLGRHGPTLSNFLSKKPVLPEPKWQPCPYGKKCTYGNKCKFYHPERPQQAQLSVADELRAKIGVPLSLGKEEEKRNCPPYRTGGDPTPPDACTETLPEASGCAGASCYPGWSQGSCPGQPPGTWAGGPGSDLGLDQRLLQTELPRDQVLLEKMSGLSIGDSTYSYNRFIHTSQDREVTDSPHRCGDLRHNPYPLHQPHSLDHSCPPGGSFQQRVLPPVRGGMCPDLSWPQESHGMPGMGQRSHYVPGGAQHKQALETQHRVLPPSAALHPHPDPLHLYSEKRPQQQHCFPSRPPGQPFLLDSSNGLGFFQKALAYPDASYSDYWPTPAARPPSAQQANVHRELCSLFPYGEVNRIMALYPDIKDVASLTLLIQRHRNL